The following coding sequences lie in one Candidatus Methylomirabilota bacterium genomic window:
- a CDS encoding AMP-binding protein, giving the protein MHMAAPCPMWLKDAWIDWLGAARVLELYGGTEAQSFTVISGEEWLERRGSVGRPVFGEMRVLDAEGRPLPPGEVGEIWMRRGADAPPSYRYIGARAKARPDGWESLGDLGRIDADGYVYLSDRETDMILVGGSNVYPAEVEAALDEHPAVASSCVIGLPDDEYGNAVHAIVQSREPLAPHDLERFLSERLAKYKRPRTYEFVAVPLRGDDGKVRRTALRAERLARVGTGARLA; this is encoded by the coding sequence ATGCACATGGCGGCCCCGTGCCCCATGTGGCTCAAGGACGCGTGGATCGACTGGCTCGGGGCCGCCCGCGTCCTCGAGCTCTACGGGGGCACCGAGGCGCAGTCCTTCACGGTGATCTCCGGGGAGGAGTGGCTCGAGCGCCGCGGCTCCGTCGGCCGCCCCGTCTTCGGCGAGATGCGGGTGCTGGATGCCGAGGGTCGCCCGCTCCCGCCCGGGGAGGTCGGGGAGATCTGGATGCGCCGCGGCGCCGACGCCCCGCCCTCCTACCGCTACATCGGCGCCCGGGCCAAGGCGCGGCCGGACGGCTGGGAGTCGCTGGGGGACTTGGGACGGATCGACGCCGATGGTTACGTGTACCTGAGCGACCGAGAGACCGACATGATCCTGGTGGGCGGCTCCAACGTGTATCCCGCCGAGGTCGAGGCCGCGCTGGACGAGCATCCGGCGGTGGCCTCCTCCTGCGTGATCGGGCTGCCCGACGACGAGTACGGCAACGCGGTGCACGCGATCGTGCAGTCGCGGGAGCCGCTCGCCCCGCACGATCTGGAGCGGTTCCTGAGCGAGCGGCTCGCCAAGTACAAGCGGCCGCGGACCTACGAGTTCGTCGCGGTCCCGCTCCGGGGCGACGACGGCAAAGTGCGCCGCACCGCGCTACGCGCCGAGCGGCTGGCGCGGGTGGGGACCGGCGCGAGGCTAGCGTGA